One window of Psychrobacillus sp. FSL H8-0483 genomic DNA carries:
- a CDS encoding YcdB/YcdC domain-containing protein: protein MVSLIKEQLKERARTLVQLPNHFQPFIEEYFEGENGEGEAMFSWTDEQKDEGISITLDLVGNLTSLSIGLNKTNTVKVSLNESELKEQAEQFLHSHYPHALQDLTYFQTKKLTDAYRFYYEQIVMDLPLAHAGCYIDVEPSGEIVTFKYYGLRPEPIIPKILIAKENLIEHVQNRLDFQLTITNLYSVIHDVDEDGLRLLYNLELFMKYKADVVEPTLTINHEEDVDYSEKYVSLPPPPTVIRKDVSIEEIVGITEGMEVVREADWGEETGIVWRDRDWKMEENDLSINSFFQSHNEDSVKAFISKNTGKVRRFVWYKDRRGDLCLNRDECYQKAINFLQMIIPNYYQYFQLIVRENEDKLDDTRMKEAFSFRVHNGLGIPIYLEIVIVTVNRKTGQIDYYSGHSIDFEQLSHISSEPVISKKEAYDIFLNHLDFELVWNKNYEENEECYTLVYQACDRHTRKSIRYIDAITGAVITDKD from the coding sequence GTGGTTTCATTGATAAAAGAACAATTAAAGGAACGAGCAAGAACATTAGTACAACTTCCTAATCATTTTCAACCTTTCATAGAAGAATATTTTGAGGGTGAGAATGGTGAAGGGGAAGCCATGTTTTCATGGACAGATGAACAAAAAGATGAAGGCATTTCGATCACACTAGACCTTGTCGGAAATTTGACAAGTTTATCAATTGGACTGAACAAAACTAACACCGTTAAGGTCTCCCTAAATGAAAGTGAATTAAAAGAACAAGCGGAGCAATTTTTACATAGCCATTACCCTCATGCCTTACAAGATTTAACCTATTTTCAAACGAAAAAATTAACTGATGCCTACCGCTTTTACTATGAACAAATTGTGATGGACTTACCATTAGCTCATGCAGGTTGCTATATCGATGTTGAACCTAGTGGGGAGATTGTTACTTTTAAATATTATGGATTACGACCAGAACCAATAATTCCAAAAATATTGATAGCAAAAGAAAACCTAATTGAACATGTCCAAAATCGACTCGATTTTCAGCTTACTATAACAAATTTGTATTCTGTTATACATGATGTAGACGAAGATGGGCTCCGACTATTGTACAATCTCGAGCTTTTCATGAAATATAAAGCCGATGTAGTGGAGCCGACGTTAACGATAAACCACGAAGAAGACGTAGATTATTCGGAAAAATATGTTTCATTACCTCCACCACCTACAGTAATACGAAAAGATGTTTCCATAGAAGAGATCGTTGGAATTACTGAGGGGATGGAAGTAGTTCGTGAAGCCGATTGGGGGGAAGAGACAGGGATTGTCTGGCGTGATCGGGATTGGAAGATGGAAGAAAACGATTTATCGATTAATAGCTTTTTTCAAAGTCATAATGAAGATTCCGTAAAAGCTTTCATTTCGAAAAATACAGGGAAAGTTAGAAGATTTGTGTGGTATAAAGATCGAAGGGGCGACCTTTGCTTAAATAGGGATGAATGTTATCAAAAAGCTATTAACTTTCTACAAATGATTATTCCAAATTATTATCAATATTTTCAATTAATTGTCCGTGAAAATGAAGACAAACTGGATGATACTAGAATGAAAGAAGCGTTTAGCTTCCGCGTGCATAACGGACTTGGTATACCTATTTATTTAGAAATAGTCATAGTTACCGTTAATCGGAAAACAGGCCAAATAGATTATTATAGTGGGCATAGTATTGACTTTGAACAACTTAGTCATATTTCATCTGAACCTGTTATTTCGAAAAAAGAAGCGTATGACATTTTTCTCAACCACTTGGATTTTGAATTAGTATGGAATAAAAATTATGAAGAAAATGAAGAATGCTATACACTTGTCTATCAAGCATGTGATCGCCATACAAGAAAATCTATCCGATACATTGATGCGATAACAGGAGCAGTTATTACGGATAAAGATTAA
- a CDS encoding b(o/a)3-type cytochrome-c oxidase subunit 1, with the protein MTEKAKDMVKVDPRDGKLALAHVYVAFVALLIGGLCGLLQTLVRSGQFTLPWGIGYYQLLTVHGVLLALILTTYFIFGFQIAAVSRTAGTLTDKQRLLGWIGFWTMTIGTIAAAVMVLLNKASVLYTFYAPLQAHWIFYVGLALVVVGSWIGGAGQISKYIEWRKTHPGQPSPLLTFMVVVNLAMWIICSLGVAVEVVFQLIPWSLGWVDKVDVLLSRTLFWYFGHPLVYFWLLPAYMVWYVVVPKIIGGKIFSDALARLSFMLFLIFSIPVGFHHQLTEPGIDSFWKFLQVVLTMMVVIPSLLTAFSLFASFEIRGRELGGKGILGWFKKLPWKDARFVVPFIGMAAFIPAGAGGIINASNQMNQVIHNTIWVTGHFHLTLATSVVLTFFGASYWLIPHLTGRVLTKQMNKLAIIQAIVWAVGMSIMSGAMHIVGLMGAPRRSDFSTYGGAAQATDWIPYQVAQAVGGTILFVGIILVLYIVANLLWFAPKGETEFPIGEVSENAEKTPMALENWKIWLTICILLILFAYTVPVIDMIQNAPPGSKGYKLW; encoded by the coding sequence ATGACAGAAAAAGCGAAAGATATGGTAAAAGTAGATCCTCGCGATGGTAAACTTGCACTTGCACATGTATACGTAGCATTTGTTGCTTTATTAATCGGTGGTCTTTGTGGATTATTACAGACATTAGTACGTTCCGGTCAATTTACACTCCCTTGGGGAATTGGTTACTATCAACTATTAACAGTACACGGAGTTCTATTAGCACTTATTTTAACAACATACTTTATTTTTGGGTTTCAAATTGCTGCTGTCAGTCGAACAGCAGGTACATTAACAGATAAACAACGTCTTTTAGGTTGGATTGGTTTTTGGACAATGACTATTGGTACTATAGCAGCTGCTGTAATGGTTTTATTAAACAAGGCATCTGTACTATATACATTCTATGCTCCGCTTCAAGCACATTGGATTTTCTACGTAGGTTTAGCATTAGTAGTAGTCGGTTCATGGATAGGTGGGGCTGGACAAATTTCGAAATACATCGAATGGCGTAAAACTCATCCTGGGCAACCAAGTCCATTATTAACATTTATGGTTGTCGTAAACTTAGCAATGTGGATTATCTGTTCTTTAGGAGTAGCAGTGGAAGTAGTATTCCAACTAATTCCTTGGTCATTAGGATGGGTTGATAAAGTAGATGTCTTACTTTCTCGTACTTTATTCTGGTATTTTGGACATCCATTAGTTTATTTCTGGTTATTACCAGCATATATGGTTTGGTATGTGGTAGTACCAAAAATTATCGGCGGTAAAATATTCTCAGATGCACTTGCAAGATTATCATTTATGCTTTTCTTAATTTTCTCTATCCCAGTTGGCTTTCACCATCAATTAACAGAACCAGGGATTGATTCTTTTTGGAAATTCTTACAAGTTGTTTTGACAATGATGGTTGTTATCCCTTCCCTTTTAACAGCATTCTCTTTATTTGCATCATTTGAAATAAGAGGACGTGAACTTGGAGGAAAAGGTATACTTGGTTGGTTTAAAAAATTACCTTGGAAAGATGCTAGATTTGTCGTGCCATTTATAGGGATGGCAGCATTCATTCCTGCTGGTGCTGGTGGTATTATCAACGCTTCTAACCAAATGAACCAAGTAATTCATAATACAATTTGGGTTACTGGTCACTTCCATCTTACACTAGCGACATCTGTAGTATTAACATTCTTTGGGGCTTCTTATTGGTTAATCCCTCACCTGACAGGACGAGTATTAACGAAACAAATGAACAAACTTGCGATCATTCAAGCAATTGTTTGGGCAGTTGGAATGAGCATTATGTCTGGAGCCATGCATATTGTTGGATTGATGGGAGCACCTCGTCGTTCTGACTTCTCTACATATGGAGGGGCGGCTCAGGCAACGGATTGGATTCCTTACCAAGTTGCACAAGCAGTTGGTGGTACAATACTATTCGTCGGCATTATTTTAGTACTTTATATTGTAGCTAATCTACTATGGTTTGCACCAAAGGGAGAAACAGAATTCCCTATAGGCGAAGTTTCAGAGAACGCTGAAAAAACTCCAATGGCTTTAGAAAATTGGAAGATTTGGCTGACAATTTGTATATTATTGATTTTATTCGCTTACACGGTCCCAGTGATCGATATGATCCAAAATGCACCACCAGGTTCTAAAGGATACAAATTGTGGTAA
- a CDS encoding cytochrome B5: MHIHKYEKWWLTFGVGSLVLFLIIVGFSAFHFGSHPPSAKVYIDPERVDEIAPFNNPGVHKVEGKDWDYEVVLVASAFYYNVPEIEVPLGSKVKFIATTKDVVHGFQIAGTNINMMLEPGYVSEYVTTVDKTGEFLILCNEYCGIGHSSMTSMLKVVE, translated from the coding sequence ATGCATATTCATAAGTACGAGAAATGGTGGCTTACATTTGGAGTTGGCTCACTGGTCTTATTTTTAATTATTGTTGGTTTTAGTGCATTCCATTTTGGTTCCCATCCACCAAGTGCAAAGGTGTACATTGATCCTGAGCGAGTGGATGAGATAGCACCTTTCAATAATCCTGGAGTACATAAAGTGGAGGGTAAAGATTGGGACTATGAAGTGGTGTTAGTTGCATCTGCTTTTTATTACAATGTACCTGAAATAGAAGTACCACTTGGTTCAAAAGTGAAATTTATCGCAACAACGAAAGATGTCGTACATGGTTTCCAAATTGCAGGTACTAATATTAACATGATGCTAGAACCTGGATATGTATCCGAATACGTGACAACAGTTGATAAAACTGGAGAATTTTTAATCTTATGTAATGAATACTGTGGCATAGGACACTCTTCTATGACATCCATGCTAAAGGTGGTGGAGTAA
- a CDS encoding cytochrome c oxidase subunit 2A — protein sequence MSKKHEKEPDLKGTLVSVSMVGVFILVTWFMAFYLFVDRF from the coding sequence ATGTCCAAAAAGCATGAAAAGGAACCCGACTTAAAAGGAACACTCGTTTCCGTTAGTATGGTTGGAGTATTTATATTAGTTACATGGTTCATGGCATTTTACTTGTTTGTTGATCGATTTTAA
- a CDS encoding chemotaxis protein CheX, with protein sequence MTASKHIQTILNGTIQSLKSVIPLPMDIKSPSLMVQPFEQEEMGVLIGMIGDIKGRIIIDSTSECLSSIGATMFGMPLEGEMLESFTGELGNMVAGNLCTVVARDGVEVDITPPTVIVGRTKLFGFQHAFKLPVELANIGNLTIILTIDE encoded by the coding sequence GTGACTGCGTCAAAACACATACAAACTATATTAAATGGAACTATACAATCGTTAAAATCTGTTATCCCTCTTCCGATGGATATTAAATCTCCCTCTCTCATGGTGCAACCCTTTGAGCAAGAAGAAATGGGCGTTCTAATAGGAATGATTGGAGATATTAAAGGCCGTATTATTATAGATTCAACTTCAGAATGTTTATCTTCCATTGGAGCAACTATGTTTGGAATGCCTTTAGAGGGGGAAATGCTGGAATCATTTACTGGAGAATTGGGGAATATGGTAGCTGGTAACTTATGTACAGTAGTAGCTCGTGATGGGGTCGAAGTAGATATTACACCACCCACTGTCATTGTTGGAAGAACAAAATTATTCGGTTTTCAACACGCTTTTAAATTACCCGTTGAACTTGCAAATATAGGAAATTTAACAATCATACTAACAATTGATGAATAA
- a CDS encoding dynamin family protein, whose amino-acid sequence MNNTEKLQIITEKNALLATIFHQNKDEERYAKAKLFADKLEKGTFTIAFAGHFSAGKSSMINALVDEQLLPTSPIPTSANIVTVRKAAENYALVHFVNQAPVQFSGEYDIQLVKKYSKDGSKVSQIEIGHESSSLPEGISVMDTPGVDSTDDAHRISTESALHLADIVFYVMDYNHVQSELNFQFTKQLLHYNENVYLIVNQVDKHREEELSFSAYKQSVADAFKAWSVEPKGIFFTSLKDANFVHNDFPKVQQIVLQSIQNKESYFLTSAQATIEKLADEHKKYLEDEKAACFEAFENQITEEDWKNKQDIKEQLEVSQKQIELQDLSLWKKSFEDQRKAILENASIMPYEMRDFLKLYAESKQNSFKVGFLGSKKKTEEERQKRLEDARQLLEKVIATNITVHVKQLMKSMLKDVSLLTETKSNDIDGIDFTISSILISETLHEGASINGDAILHYANRVSDAVNRYFIRETDSWKEEATVYIEQNPLVNLELVEQKTELLNEKQLAIHTLEEVDERLNVFDKIVETAPLQIRKERDRLLSEWEEERRKFQSSITEYDATAEEQEEIIEEIDKVEILEKEEVLLSSDAVLQRANRIGEVLAEIPDFTEAATVIKRKATRVKNQQFTIALFGAFSAGKSSFSNALMGANVLPVSPNPTTAAINKIHPISEHHPHNTADVVLKTKEQLFVEVAFAYSQLGITVFTLEEAYEKAKTVMDETVVEEVHKSFITAFYKGFPTFQDQFGETLRVTGEEFGQYVAEEAKSCFVDFIDFYYDCELTRLGVTLVDTPGADSINARHTGVAFDYIRNADAVLFVTYFNHAFAKADREFLIQLGRVKDAFELDKMFFVVNAIDLANNEEEANLVKQYVQDELQRFGIRFPRVYGVSSLQALQEKVALVKLHEGMLQFEQAFHQFLEEDLKQIAVTSLEEESTRQQTKLLTLIQQTEANLARKDERIIELREQEQKIRKRYANSKSATISKDAKQELETLLYYVLQRVYYRFNEFFKEAYNPSLFTNKPASLALEIALKDILHMIRFDLEQEMRVTNFRVLQFIQKQMKQLEKEELRVLKDLNASFTFTPHESEDRKLLEFVGPFENLGKYENVKSYFKNTKAFFEKNEKEKLRDTLSEQTKVEAEMYLNKEKDRLAHWVEQYADIETEAVRINWLNESLAQIDSERKLLEQEETLTKWKEIYARI is encoded by the coding sequence ATGAACAATACAGAGAAACTACAAATCATAACAGAGAAAAATGCATTGCTAGCAACTATTTTTCACCAAAACAAAGACGAAGAACGTTATGCTAAAGCGAAATTATTTGCAGACAAGTTAGAAAAGGGTACTTTCACCATTGCTTTTGCAGGACATTTTTCAGCAGGTAAATCGAGTATGATCAATGCTTTAGTCGATGAGCAACTACTACCGACAAGTCCTATTCCAACTTCTGCAAACATAGTGACTGTTAGAAAAGCAGCTGAAAATTATGCGCTCGTTCATTTTGTGAATCAAGCACCTGTTCAATTTTCAGGAGAATATGATATTCAATTAGTAAAAAAATATTCAAAAGATGGAAGTAAAGTTTCACAAATTGAAATAGGGCATGAATCTTCTAGCTTACCTGAAGGTATTTCAGTGATGGACACTCCAGGTGTCGATTCCACAGATGATGCGCATAGAATTTCCACAGAATCTGCCTTACATTTAGCAGATATCGTGTTTTATGTAATGGATTACAATCATGTACAATCTGAGCTGAATTTCCAGTTTACAAAACAATTGCTTCATTATAATGAAAACGTATATTTAATTGTCAACCAGGTAGATAAACATCGAGAAGAGGAATTGTCATTCTCTGCGTATAAACAATCTGTTGCAGACGCTTTTAAAGCATGGTCTGTAGAACCAAAAGGGATCTTTTTTACTTCCTTAAAAGATGCAAATTTCGTACATAATGATTTTCCAAAAGTGCAACAAATTGTTTTACAGTCGATTCAAAATAAAGAATCCTATTTTCTTACATCTGCTCAAGCAACCATTGAAAAATTAGCGGACGAGCATAAAAAATACTTAGAAGATGAAAAAGCAGCATGTTTTGAGGCGTTTGAAAACCAGATAACGGAAGAGGATTGGAAAAATAAACAAGATATTAAAGAGCAGTTAGAAGTTTCGCAAAAACAAATAGAGCTTCAGGATTTAAGTCTATGGAAAAAATCCTTTGAAGATCAACGTAAAGCCATTTTAGAAAACGCATCTATTATGCCTTATGAAATGAGAGACTTTTTAAAGTTATATGCAGAAAGTAAACAAAACTCCTTTAAAGTTGGCTTTCTAGGAAGTAAGAAGAAAACGGAAGAGGAAAGACAGAAAAGACTGGAAGATGCGCGACAATTACTGGAGAAAGTTATTGCTACAAATATAACGGTCCACGTAAAACAATTAATGAAATCCATGTTAAAAGACGTCTCTTTATTAACAGAAACGAAGTCCAATGATATTGATGGAATAGATTTTACTATTTCATCTATACTTATTAGTGAAACTTTGCATGAAGGTGCGAGCATTAATGGGGATGCGATTCTCCATTATGCAAATCGTGTATCTGATGCTGTAAACCGATATTTTATTCGCGAAACAGATAGTTGGAAAGAAGAAGCTACTGTTTATATCGAACAAAATCCATTAGTAAATCTAGAACTAGTGGAACAGAAGACAGAGCTGTTAAACGAAAAACAACTAGCTATCCATACCTTAGAAGAAGTAGATGAAAGATTAAATGTTTTTGATAAAATAGTGGAAACAGCCCCTCTCCAAATTAGAAAAGAAAGAGATCGTTTACTGAGCGAATGGGAAGAGGAGCGACGTAAATTCCAAAGCTCCATTACAGAATATGATGCAACTGCAGAGGAGCAAGAAGAAATAATCGAGGAAATAGATAAAGTAGAAATACTTGAAAAAGAAGAGGTATTGCTCTCTTCAGATGCAGTTTTACAACGAGCAAATAGAATTGGTGAAGTGCTAGCAGAAATACCCGATTTTACAGAAGCAGCGACTGTTATTAAACGAAAAGCAACACGTGTTAAAAATCAACAGTTTACCATTGCATTATTCGGAGCTTTTAGTGCTGGGAAATCAAGTTTCTCCAATGCATTAATGGGAGCGAATGTTCTTCCGGTTTCTCCTAATCCAACTACTGCTGCAATAAATAAAATACATCCGATTTCGGAGCACCATCCACATAATACAGCGGACGTTGTTTTGAAAACGAAAGAACAATTATTTGTGGAAGTTGCATTTGCATATAGTCAATTAGGAATTACCGTATTCACATTAGAAGAAGCTTATGAGAAAGCAAAAACAGTAATGGATGAAACTGTAGTAGAGGAAGTACATAAATCGTTTATTACAGCCTTTTACAAAGGGTTCCCAACTTTCCAAGATCAATTTGGAGAGACTCTTCGTGTAACAGGGGAAGAATTTGGTCAATACGTGGCAGAAGAAGCGAAGAGTTGTTTTGTTGATTTTATTGATTTTTATTATGATTGTGAATTGACGAGATTAGGGGTTACTTTGGTGGACACGCCAGGAGCAGACTCTATTAATGCGAGACACACTGGTGTTGCATTTGATTATATTCGAAATGCAGATGCTGTACTATTTGTTACTTATTTCAATCATGCATTTGCAAAAGCAGACCGAGAATTTTTAATTCAACTTGGACGTGTGAAAGATGCCTTTGAACTGGATAAAATGTTCTTTGTCGTCAATGCAATTGATCTTGCAAACAATGAAGAAGAAGCAAACCTGGTCAAGCAATATGTACAAGATGAGTTGCAACGCTTTGGTATTCGATTCCCACGCGTGTATGGGGTTTCTAGCTTACAAGCACTACAAGAAAAAGTGGCACTAGTAAAACTACATGAAGGAATGCTGCAATTTGAACAAGCATTCCATCAGTTTTTAGAAGAAGACTTAAAACAAATTGCCGTGACATCTCTCGAGGAAGAATCGACTCGTCAGCAAACAAAATTACTAACATTAATTCAGCAGACGGAAGCAAACCTTGCGAGAAAAGATGAGCGGATCATTGAGTTGCGAGAGCAAGAACAAAAGATTCGAAAACGCTATGCAAACTCAAAATCTGCAACCATTTCGAAAGATGCAAAGCAAGAGCTAGAAACGTTATTATATTACGTTTTACAAAGGGTCTATTATCGATTTAATGAATTTTTTAAAGAGGCTTATAATCCTTCTTTATTTACAAACAAACCAGCTAGTCTGGCGTTAGAAATTGCATTAAAGGATATATTGCACATGATTCGATTTGATTTGGAACAGGAAATGCGTGTGACAAACTTCCGTGTGTTACAATTCATTCAAAAACAAATGAAACAGTTAGAAAAAGAAGAACTGCGTGTATTAAAGGATTTAAATGCAAGTTTTACATTTACTCCTCATGAAAGTGAGGACCGAAAATTATTAGAGTTTGTTGGTCCTTTTGAAAACCTAGGAAAATACGAAAACGTGAAATCCTATTTTAAAAACACAAAAGCATTTTTCGAAAAGAATGAAAAGGAAAAACTTCGAGATACATTATCTGAACAAACGAAAGTAGAAGCAGAGATGTATTTGAATAAAGAAAAAGACCGACTTGCTCATTGGGTGGAGCAATATGCAGATATTGAAACAGAAGCTGTCCGCATAAATTGGCTCAATGAATCGCTTGCACAAATTGATTCGGAACGTAAGTTACTAGAGCAAGAAGAAACACTTACCAAATGGAAAGAGATATACGCACGTATATAG
- a CDS encoding sulfurtransferase: MNKVFVELKEVVGGQVRFIDTRFDLARPLAGREMYNLEHIEGAIYWDLEQDLSDMAGEQGRHPMISKEKMTNLVQQAGLSPKDSIVIYDQGGSPFALRAYFLLEWAGYSNVHVLREGFAEAIKVLPVTDVKPIIQHSEVTPEWKDELYVDLEKVQKIVVGQLEGQLIDARSAVRYRGEVEPIDPIAGHIPTAINFDWEQLKNDGQFLANEVLVEKLDGLADKAKPVIAYCGSGVTAAPLYASLKEAGYENVQLYVGSYSDWIRENEVETE; the protein is encoded by the coding sequence ATGAATAAGGTGTTTGTGGAATTAAAAGAGGTAGTAGGTGGTCAGGTTCGATTTATCGATACTCGCTTTGATTTAGCACGTCCTCTAGCAGGTCGTGAAATGTATAACTTAGAGCATATAGAAGGGGCTATTTATTGGGACTTAGAACAAGATTTATCCGATATGGCGGGTGAGCAGGGGAGGCACCCAATGATTTCAAAGGAGAAGATGACGAATCTTGTGCAACAAGCGGGATTATCTCCAAAAGATTCGATTGTTATATATGATCAAGGTGGCTCGCCATTTGCTTTACGAGCATATTTTTTATTAGAATGGGCAGGTTACTCTAACGTTCATGTTCTCCGTGAAGGGTTTGCGGAAGCGATAAAAGTACTCCCAGTTACTGATGTAAAACCTATCATTCAACATTCGGAAGTTACTCCAGAATGGAAAGACGAGCTATATGTTGACCTAGAAAAAGTGCAGAAAATAGTAGTAGGTCAACTAGAGGGTCAGCTAATCGATGCTCGCTCTGCCGTACGTTATCGCGGAGAAGTAGAACCAATTGATCCAATTGCAGGTCATATTCCGACCGCAATAAATTTTGATTGGGAGCAGCTAAAAAATGACGGACAATTTTTAGCAAATGAAGTGTTAGTGGAGAAACTAGATGGTTTAGCTGATAAAGCCAAGCCTGTAATCGCTTATTGTGGAAGTGGTGTCACTGCAGCACCTTTATATGCAAGCCTAAAAGAAGCAGGATATGAAAACGTCCAGTTATACGTAGGAAGCTACAGTGACTGGATTAGAGAAAATGAAGTGGAAACTGAATAA
- the rlmN gene encoding 23S rRNA (adenine(2503)-C(2))-methyltransferase RlmN, which translates to MKKSIYGLTRDQLIEWLMEHGQKKYRAEQVWDWLYIKRVQSFEEMKNVGKDCIELLEENFVIQTLKESVKQESADGTIKFLFEMQDGNLIETVLMRFKYGLSVCVTTQVGCNIGCSFCASGLLKKNRDLDAGEIVGQIMKVQEHLDQLQKDERVSHIVVMGIGEPFDNYTNLMNFLRAVNDQKGLAIGARHITVSTSGLAKKIMDFADENLQVNLAVSLHAPNDELRTKIMVINKAFPIEKVMAAVDYYLEKTNRRITFEYILLKDVNDHVEEALQLAKLLENKRHLSYVNLIPYNPVDEHGQYQRSSEKSISAFFQTLKNKGINCGVRMEQGTDIDAACGQLRSKQIKKEKATN; encoded by the coding sequence ATGAAAAAATCAATATATGGTCTTACAAGAGATCAGTTAATAGAATGGTTAATGGAGCATGGACAAAAGAAGTACCGTGCGGAGCAAGTATGGGATTGGTTATATATTAAGCGAGTACAGAGCTTTGAAGAAATGAAAAATGTTGGTAAAGATTGTATTGAGTTATTGGAAGAGAATTTTGTCATTCAAACATTAAAAGAATCTGTGAAACAAGAATCAGCGGATGGGACGATCAAGTTTTTATTTGAAATGCAAGATGGTAACCTAATTGAAACAGTATTAATGCGCTTTAAATACGGATTATCCGTTTGTGTTACAACACAGGTTGGATGTAATATTGGATGTAGCTTCTGTGCGAGTGGGCTACTTAAGAAAAATCGTGATTTAGATGCTGGAGAAATTGTGGGTCAAATTATGAAAGTACAAGAGCATTTAGATCAATTACAAAAAGATGAGCGTGTTAGCCATATCGTTGTAATGGGTATTGGGGAACCGTTTGATAACTATACGAATCTAATGAATTTCTTGCGTGCAGTAAATGATCAAAAAGGACTTGCAATCGGTGCTCGTCATATTACGGTATCGACAAGTGGTCTAGCGAAAAAAATCATGGACTTTGCAGACGAAAACTTACAAGTAAATCTTGCTGTATCTTTACACGCTCCAAATGATGAACTTCGTACGAAAATCATGGTAATCAACAAAGCATTCCCAATTGAAAAAGTAATGGCCGCTGTCGACTATTACTTAGAAAAAACGAATCGTCGTATTACGTTTGAATATATTTTACTTAAAGATGTAAATGACCATGTAGAAGAAGCTCTTCAATTAGCTAAGTTACTTGAAAACAAGCGCCATCTATCTTATGTGAACTTAATTCCATACAATCCTGTGGATGAGCACGGACAATATCAACGAAGCTCAGAAAAATCAATCAGTGCATTCTTCCAAACATTGAAGAACAAAGGTATAAACTGTGGAGTTCGTATGGAACAAGGAACGGACATTGACGCTGCATGTGGTCAATTACGAAGCAAACAAATTAAAAAAGAAAAAGCGACAAATTAA
- the ytzI gene encoding YtzI protein: protein MTAVIIIAIIIFIIIFTLSIFTINKGYAFKHTIDERPPENKEKTHRHNG from the coding sequence ATGACAGCGGTTATTATTATTGCCATCATCATTTTTATTATAATCTTTACCCTTTCCATTTTTACCATTAATAAGGGATATGCATTTAAGCATACGATAGATGAACGTCCACCTGAGAACAAAGAAAAAACGCATCGCCACAACGGCTGA